CTTGCATCTTCCAACTTGCCAGCTTGACAAAAACCATGTATAAGAATAGCATACATGTAAATATCAGGTAAGATACCAGTAGTTTTCATGGACTCAAATAATACTATTGCTTCCCCAATCTTTCCATTCTTGCATAGTCCATTTAACACCGTACTATATGTAAATTTATTTGGATTTTGACCACAAGATTGCATCTCATTAAACAAACTCTGCGCTGTTTCAAATCTTCCATCACGGTATAGTCCCCGCAACAATGTAGTATAAACAACAGTTGTTACTTGCAAtccattttgtttcattttcttaAATAGCTGCACAGCTTCATCCAGCTTTCGAGTCTTGCAATACCCATCAATTAACACATTGTAGTTGAACTCATTTGGGTCTAGGCCCCTGTGGACCATCGAGTCAAAAAGCTTCACTGCATCTTGCAACCGACCTGCCAAACACAGACCATTCATCATTGAACTATAAGTAATCTGATTAGGTTGTATGTTTAACTTGTCCATCAATTCAAATAACCCCCAAGCATCCTCCGTCATCCCATCTTTACAATGAGAATCTATTAATATGTTAAAGGTTATTGTATCAGGTAAGATCTCTCGATCCATCATTTCATCAAAATATCTTGTTGCTTCTTTCCAACGACCATGTAGGCAAAAACCGTGAATCATACCCTTATAGGTTGCCATATTTCCTGAGATTCCTTTACCAACCATCTCATCAAAGATTCTCCTTGCTTCAGTCAAGCGGCCTGAATTGCAAAGACCTTTGATCAAAGAATTGTAAACAACACACATCCGGCACAACATAAAAATCTCCAAGCATTTCAGAGAAGAGAACCAAAGCTTCATCAACTAAATCTCCTTTGCAAAGAGTATCTATAATCACAATATACGACACGACATCTGGTCTGCATTTCCATCTCGACATGTCGTTTTTCAACCGAAGAGCAAGACCCACTTCACCAGTTCTACACAGCCCATGTATAATAGTATTACATGTAACTGCAGTAGGTTGAATACCTGTGTCAGTCATTTTACCAAACACTTCAAAAGCAAAAATCTTTTCTTCTGAGCACAACCCCTTAATCAG
This is a stretch of genomic DNA from Papaver somniferum cultivar HN1 chromosome 1, ASM357369v1, whole genome shotgun sequence. It encodes these proteins:
- the LOC113272867 gene encoding pentatricopeptide repeat-containing protein At1g63130, mitochondrial-like, which produces MCVVYNSLIKGLCNSGRLTEARRIFDEMVGKGISGNMATYKGMIHGFCLHGRWKEATRYFDEMMDREILPDTITFNILIDSHCKDGMTEDAWGLFELMDKLNIQPNQITYSSMMNGLCLAGRLQDAVKLFDSMVHRGLDPNEFNYNVLIDGYCKTRKLDEAVQLFKKMKQNGLQVTTVVYTTLLRGLYRDGRFETAQSLFNEMQSCGQNPNKFTYSTVLNGLCKNGKIGEAIVLFESMKTTGILPDIYMYAILIHGFCQAGKLEDARKLFNKIPKEGLVPNVITYNTMMDSLFHNRMFLEAERLIVKWKRKCKVPGFFTVKAIWSNICSMFER